One bacterium genomic region harbors:
- a CDS encoding M50 family metallopeptidase yields the protein MRFLTTVILLLAAPGVALELWRSGWALSAAPHFPYLAGGLAAGLLLEVLFLRRVWPTFEIFEHELTHALFALLCLRLVTGFVVRRSGGEVRYRGRFGGKAADDLIGLAPYVAPTFTLIGALLRPVFPPAWFPWCDFALGATLGYHVGSALRETRVAWTKRRFASAGSGEATRSDVGKRGYVFSFVFIVVVGAALHGLLFDLLASGPRGALAWASHVWTDGQPPLRAAWAAVAEFSGRLF from the coding sequence GTGCGCTTCCTGACGACGGTCATTCTGCTGCTCGCCGCGCCCGGGGTGGCGCTCGAGCTGTGGCGCTCCGGGTGGGCGCTCTCCGCCGCGCCGCACTTCCCGTACCTCGCCGGCGGCCTCGCGGCCGGGCTGCTGCTCGAGGTCCTGTTCCTGCGCCGCGTCTGGCCGACCTTCGAGATCTTCGAGCACGAGCTGACGCACGCCCTCTTCGCGCTCCTCTGCCTGCGGCTGGTGACCGGCTTCGTCGTCCGCCGCTCCGGCGGCGAGGTCCGCTACCGCGGCCGCTTCGGCGGCAAGGCGGCCGACGACCTGATCGGCCTCGCCCCCTACGTCGCGCCGACCTTCACGCTGATCGGCGCCCTGCTGCGCCCCGTCTTCCCGCCCGCGTGGTTCCCGTGGTGCGATTTCGCGCTCGGCGCGACCCTCGGCTACCACGTCGGGAGCGCCCTCCGCGAAACCCGCGTCGCCTGGACCAAGCGCCGCTTCGCCTCGGCCGGCTCGGGCGAAGCGACCCGCAGCGACGTCGGCAAGCGCGGCTACGTCTTCAGCTTCGTCTTCATCGTCGTCGTCGGCGCCGCCCTCCACGGCCTCCTCTTCGACCTCCTCGCCTCCGGTCCCCGCGGCGCCCTCGCCTGGGCCTCCCACGTCTGGACGGACGGCCAGCCGCCGCTTCGGGCAGCGTGGGCCGCCGTCGCGGAATTCTCCGGCCGCCTTTTCTGA